A portion of the Natronococcus sp. AD-5 genome contains these proteins:
- a CDS encoding rhodanese-like domain-containing protein, which translates to MKRRQFLAAGATASVACVAGCFGDDDGSDDADGYGPEPDTVPEERSIDTNSYETQEFEGDDVPLAPIDDVFYWYQRQEARMVDARGSDQYEEAHVVGAALSSAPDGVSNDPVAEWSRDDRIVTYCGCPHHLSGLRAASLIENEHEEVYALDEGFIAWLNREYPVSGSEVSADRESYEIRGQSDPAHAGEMIWLEDLSAERYEAAPIADDGTYAVTLHFTGLTDDSMLKLEAPDYTLRGTLGEFTSGVVTG; encoded by the coding sequence ATGAAACGACGGCAGTTTCTCGCCGCGGGGGCGACGGCAAGCGTCGCGTGCGTCGCAGGTTGTTTTGGCGACGATGACGGTAGCGACGACGCCGACGGCTACGGCCCGGAGCCGGACACGGTGCCCGAGGAGCGGTCGATCGACACGAACTCGTACGAGACCCAGGAGTTCGAGGGCGACGACGTCCCGCTGGCACCTATCGACGACGTCTTCTACTGGTACCAGCGCCAGGAGGCGCGCATGGTCGACGCGCGCGGATCAGATCAGTACGAGGAGGCGCACGTTGTCGGCGCCGCGCTAAGCAGCGCCCCGGACGGCGTCTCGAACGACCCGGTCGCGGAGTGGTCCCGCGACGACCGTATCGTGACCTACTGCGGCTGTCCCCACCACCTCTCCGGGCTGCGCGCCGCTTCGCTGATCGAAAACGAGCACGAGGAGGTGTACGCGCTCGACGAGGGATTCATCGCGTGGCTCAATCGCGAGTATCCGGTAAGCGGGTCGGAGGTCTCGGCCGATCGGGAATCCTACGAGATCCGCGGTCAGTCCGATCCCGCGCACGCGGGCGAAATGATCTGGCTCGAGGACCTCTCCGCCGAACGGTACGAGGCGGCTCCGATCGCCGACGACGGCACGTACGCCGTTACGCTCCACTTCACCGGCCTGACCGACGATTCGATGCTCAAACTCGAGGCCCCCGATTACACGCTCCGGGGGACGCTTGGCGAGTTTACGAGCGGCGTTGTCACCGGGTAG
- a CDS encoding NAD(P)-dependent alcohol dehydrogenase, whose product MQAARLHEYTDEMSDALEIDDIDRPDLERSDQVLVEVEGAGWCQTDNHIIEGMWEEYAPQDLPMTLGHENAGIVAEVGGEVTLVEEGDPVICHPVQTCGICRPCRLGEDMYCENSAFNGLTTDGGFAEYLQTNERAVIPLPDRVDPTEIAPHADAGITAYHAAKKAVRELNPGDTCVVIGVGGLGHIGLQCLDAMSAATIVAADIKDEALELAEDLGARHTVNSADEDLPSAVADLTDDEGAQQVLDFVGADETTGTAPEMVAAGGDHHVIGYGGHIHEPCQALVNGEFSFKGTLVGKYAELQELVALVDRGDVELRTERYDLDDINTVAERLEHREIEGRAVIAPP is encoded by the coding sequence ATGCAAGCAGCCCGACTTCACGAGTACACCGACGAGATGAGCGACGCCCTCGAGATCGACGATATCGATCGACCGGACCTCGAACGCTCGGATCAGGTTCTGGTCGAGGTCGAAGGCGCCGGCTGGTGCCAGACGGACAACCACATCATCGAGGGGATGTGGGAGGAGTACGCGCCGCAGGACTTACCGATGACCCTGGGCCACGAGAACGCCGGCATCGTCGCCGAGGTCGGCGGCGAGGTGACGCTGGTCGAGGAGGGCGATCCGGTGATCTGCCACCCCGTCCAGACCTGCGGCATCTGTCGCCCGTGCCGGCTCGGCGAGGACATGTACTGCGAGAACAGCGCGTTCAACGGACTCACCACCGACGGCGGGTTCGCCGAGTACCTCCAGACGAACGAGCGCGCGGTCATCCCGCTCCCCGACAGGGTCGATCCGACCGAGATCGCGCCTCACGCCGACGCGGGCATCACGGCCTACCACGCCGCGAAGAAGGCCGTCCGCGAGCTGAATCCCGGCGACACCTGCGTCGTCATCGGCGTCGGGGGACTCGGCCACATCGGGCTGCAGTGCCTCGACGCGATGAGCGCCGCGACCATCGTCGCCGCGGATATCAAGGACGAAGCCCTCGAGCTGGCCGAGGACCTCGGCGCCCGACACACCGTCAACTCGGCCGACGAAGACCTCCCGAGCGCGGTCGCGGACCTGACCGACGACGAGGGCGCCCAGCAGGTGCTCGACTTCGTCGGCGCGGACGAGACGACCGGGACCGCACCGGAGATGGTCGCCGCGGGCGGCGACCACCACGTGATCGGCTACGGCGGCCACATCCACGAGCCCTGCCAGGCGCTGGTCAACGGCGAGTTCTCCTTCAAGGGGACGCTCGTCGGGAAGTACGCCGAACTCCAGGAACTCGTCGCGCTCGTCGACCGCGGCGACGTAGAGCTGCGCACCGAGCGCTACGACCTCGACGACATCAACACGGTCGCGGAGCGACTCGAGCACCGCGAGATCGAGGGACGGGCGGTCATCGCGCCGCCCTGA
- a CDS encoding oxidoreductase translates to MAPLEDPIEIGGVEIPNRLYRAPLLECAGNGPDAVETLIEDLEPAAASGVGLVCQGATIVRGEGGCAAPGMTRVHDPAFVSRLSALTDRIHHHGGRIFLQLEHGGLRSMETWHAEYRRENPGLEQLAVSEPPWQLRLLDRADFLSYDPHVLETEEVYELAADFGRAAGYAADAGYDGIHLAGANMGIIQQFLSPFYNRRDDEFGGSPGARLRFLAVVRDEIRERAGDLPLITKVPAETPAPPAPLVRRKLSLEDGIEIARRLERIGYDAVVPVQTSVVWDMSITRGKYPDRAWENEALQEGYDAAFGGALRKRFVSAANRVQALQYDFESAWNEEFCRRVRERVSIPVLAEGGIREREEMDRLLGSSAGNDGDAGDSPACDMVGMARPFYAEPRLGARLLETEDETARALCESCNNCTVPQVTGAQGICRTPAVLRKRGELERKGVYDRESGDGGTAAASTR, encoded by the coding sequence ATGGCTCCCCTCGAGGATCCGATCGAGATCGGCGGCGTCGAGATCCCGAACCGGCTCTACCGCGCGCCGCTGCTCGAGTGCGCCGGCAACGGGCCCGACGCCGTCGAGACGCTGATCGAGGACCTCGAACCGGCCGCCGCGTCGGGCGTCGGCCTCGTCTGTCAGGGCGCGACCATCGTCCGCGGCGAGGGCGGCTGTGCGGCGCCGGGGATGACCCGCGTCCACGATCCGGCGTTCGTCTCCCGTCTCTCCGCGCTGACCGACCGGATTCACCATCACGGCGGCCGAATCTTCCTCCAGCTCGAGCACGGCGGGCTGCGGAGCATGGAGACCTGGCACGCCGAGTACCGACGCGAGAATCCGGGGCTCGAGCAGCTCGCCGTCTCGGAACCGCCGTGGCAGTTACGACTGCTCGATCGGGCGGATTTTCTCTCGTACGATCCGCACGTCCTCGAGACCGAGGAGGTGTACGAACTCGCGGCCGATTTCGGCCGCGCGGCGGGATACGCCGCCGACGCAGGCTACGACGGCATCCACCTCGCGGGGGCGAACATGGGAATTATCCAGCAGTTTCTGTCGCCGTTCTACAACCGGCGCGACGACGAGTTCGGCGGCTCGCCCGGGGCTCGACTCCGCTTTCTCGCGGTCGTCCGCGACGAGATCCGCGAGCGAGCCGGCGACCTGCCGCTGATCACGAAAGTCCCGGCCGAGACGCCAGCCCCGCCAGCGCCGCTCGTCCGGCGAAAGCTGTCGCTCGAGGACGGGATCGAAATCGCACGGCGGCTCGAACGAATCGGCTACGACGCGGTCGTTCCCGTCCAGACGTCGGTCGTCTGGGACATGAGCATCACCAGAGGGAAGTACCCCGATCGGGCGTGGGAGAACGAGGCGTTACAGGAGGGGTACGACGCGGCCTTCGGCGGGGCGCTGCGGAAACGGTTCGTGTCCGCGGCGAACCGGGTACAGGCGCTACAGTACGACTTCGAGTCGGCCTGGAACGAGGAGTTCTGTCGCCGCGTTCGCGAGCGGGTGTCGATCCCCGTCCTCGCCGAGGGCGGGATTCGCGAACGCGAGGAGATGGACCGACTTCTCGGATCGAGCGCCGGAAACGACGGGGACGCCGGCGATTCGCCGGCCTGTGACATGGTCGGCATGGCCCGGCCGTTCTACGCCGAGCCGCGACTCGGCGCACGGTTGCTCGAGACGGAAGACGAGACCGCCCGCGCGCTCTGCGAGAGCTGTAACAACTGCACCGTCCCGCAAGTGACGGGTGCGCAGGGGATCTGTCGGACTCCGGCGGTGCTCCGGAAGCGCGGCGAACTCGAGCGGAAGGGCGTCTACGACCGAGAAAGCGGGGACGGCGGTACGGCTGCGGCGTCTACCCGGTGA